The following proteins come from a genomic window of Bartonella apihabitans:
- the ybgF gene encoding tol-pal system protein YbgF — MRFLSSPHLLACSVKRLATTVVLAQALSWSVLVPCYSASSEQGGSSFANGLFPFGKKKTVESETVQMSPQPDSRVTDLQQQVRELTGKVEELNFMVLQMQEQLRQLQGGSAGSASSTQQPSSSQQAQSLPSSSQSSAATANTGKSVTGSSVEGATGNSVPQNSENGQKINPQEAPKDLGSIEFDKNGNVLNGSVNKDAVDTGSQGQSGTQTATALPTVPQTTSAKELYDIGYKNILAGDYRSAEADFRAFQERYSTDPQIADASFWLGESLFGQKRYREAAQAYIDVQRNYKDSPREPENLLKLGMSMAHLDEQKVACATFAEVTKRYKTVDPAVLKRVKDEQSRNKCQ; from the coding sequence ATGCGTTTTCTTTCATCCCCACATTTATTGGCATGTTCGGTAAAACGTTTGGCTACAACGGTCGTACTCGCTCAGGCTTTATCGTGGTCGGTGCTTGTGCCATGTTATAGCGCGTCGTCAGAGCAAGGCGGGTCGTCATTTGCAAACGGGCTTTTTCCTTTTGGCAAGAAAAAAACTGTTGAAAGCGAGACAGTACAAATGTCTCCGCAACCCGATAGCCGCGTTACCGATCTTCAACAACAGGTGCGTGAACTTACAGGAAAAGTAGAAGAGCTCAATTTTATGGTTCTGCAGATGCAGGAACAATTGCGCCAATTGCAGGGAGGTTCGGCTGGTTCTGCTTCTTCTACGCAACAGCCTTCATCGTCGCAACAAGCCCAGTCACTTCCGTCGTCATCCCAGTCATCTGCAGCAACAGCAAATACTGGAAAATCTGTTACCGGAAGCTCCGTTGAAGGGGCTACAGGAAACAGTGTTCCTCAAAACAGCGAAAATGGACAAAAAATAAATCCGCAAGAAGCGCCTAAAGATCTCGGCTCGATTGAATTTGACAAGAATGGCAATGTTCTTAATGGAAGTGTCAATAAGGATGCAGTAGACACCGGTTCTCAAGGCCAGTCGGGCACGCAAACCGCAACAGCATTGCCGACGGTTCCACAAACAACCAGTGCAAAAGAGCTTTATGATATCGGTTATAAAAATATCCTTGCCGGTGATTACCGTTCAGCGGAAGCCGATTTTCGTGCTTTTCAGGAACGCTATTCCACCGACCCGCAAATAGCCGACGCAAGTTTCTGGCTTGGCGAATCTCTTTTCGGTCAGAAGCGCTATCGTGAAGCGGCACAAGCCTATATTGATGTGCAGCGTAATTACAAAGATTCACCGCGTGAACCGGAAAATCTGTTGAAACTTGGTATGAGCATGGCTCATCTTGATGAACAGAAAGTGGCTTGCGCAACCTTTGCCGAAGTGACAAAACGTTACAAAACTGTAGATCCGGCAGTTTTGAAACGTGTCAAGGACGAGCAAAGTCGCAACAAGTGTCAATAA
- the tolR gene encoding protein TolR, translating to MGMAVGSSGGSKRRGRRGGAPRRGLMSEINVTPFVDVMLVLLIIFMVSAPLLVNGVPLDLPKTQAGPVNTETKPLTVSINDQGRLAVNEEYYDTPDEVVAKLKAVTESGGDASKQRIFVRGAKTVEYQKVLDLLAIIQKAGFTNVALASLPQQ from the coding sequence ATGGGTATGGCTGTAGGAAGTTCCGGTGGTTCAAAACGGCGTGGTCGCCGTGGCGGTGCACCGCGCCGTGGATTGATGAGTGAAATCAACGTGACACCATTCGTTGATGTGATGCTGGTTCTGTTGATTATTTTTATGGTCTCGGCTCCATTGCTTGTTAATGGTGTGCCGCTTGATTTACCGAAAACGCAAGCCGGCCCCGTCAACACCGAAACAAAACCTTTGACAGTTTCCATTAACGATCAGGGGCGCCTTGCCGTTAACGAAGAATATTATGATACGCCCGATGAAGTTGTTGCAAAATTGAAAGCTGTTACAGAATCAGGTGGCGACGCTTCCAAGCAACGTATTTTTGTTCGCGGGGCAAAAACAGTAGAATACCAGAAGGTTCTTGACCTTCTCGCAATCATTCAGAAAGCGGGCTTTACCAATGTTGCATTGGCAAGTCTGCCACAACAATAA
- the tolQ gene encoding protein TolQ yields MPGIELASPASVGIWSLFMQANWVVKAVMIGLLLASIWSWAIIIDKLIAYSRIRHAMNRFEQVFWSGQSLEDLYRNLSERRVFGMGAIFMAAMREWKKSLEKGARSPMGLQSRIDKAMDVALARESDRMESRLGFLATVGSAGPFIGLFGTVVGIMSSFQSIAASKNTSLAVVAPGIAEALLATAIGLLAAIPAVIAFNKLSGDAGKITGRLEGFADEFSAILSRQIDEKLTSRQSY; encoded by the coding sequence ATGCCGGGAATAGAATTAGCGAGTCCAGCGTCGGTAGGGATCTGGAGCCTGTTCATGCAGGCCAATTGGGTTGTAAAAGCTGTCATGATCGGCTTGCTATTGGCATCTATCTGGAGTTGGGCAATTATTATTGATAAATTGATTGCCTATAGTCGCATTCGTCATGCGATGAACCGTTTCGAGCAGGTTTTCTGGTCTGGCCAATCGCTTGAGGACTTGTATAGAAATTTGAGCGAAAGGCGGGTTTTCGGCATGGGAGCCATTTTTATGGCGGCTATGCGCGAATGGAAAAAGTCACTTGAAAAAGGTGCGCGCTCGCCCATGGGCTTGCAAAGCCGTATTGATAAAGCCATGGATGTTGCACTTGCCCGCGAAAGCGACCGGATGGAATCACGTTTGGGATTTCTCGCAACAGTCGGCTCGGCAGGTCCGTTCATTGGCCTCTTCGGAACGGTTGTTGGTATTATGAGTTCTTTCCAGTCCATTGCAGCTTCGAAGAATACATCCCTTGCTGTTGTCGCGCCCGGTATTGCGGAAGCTTTGTTGGCAACGGCCATTGGTCTTCTTGCTGCTATTCCGGCGGTTATTGCTTTCAATAAATTGTCGGGAGATGCGGGAAAAATCACAGGCCGTCTTGAAGGCTTTGCCGACGAATTTTCAGCTATTCTTTCCCGCCAAATCGATGAGAAATTGACTTCTCGCCAGTCTTACTAA
- a CDS encoding DUF1013 domain-containing protein → MATQLLMPKATAVWLVDNTALSFDQIAAFCKLHPLEVKAIADGESAQGIKGLDPIITGQLTRDEIERGEKNNDYRLKISEPKVRLPENKRKGPRYTPLSKRQDRPNAILWLVRNHSELKDAQIARLIGTTKSTIEQIRNRTHWNSANLTPMDPVTLGLCSQIELDIEVEKAAKNRPAVTPEDGTLLPASATENLEINDNKDEELDADKVFAKLSSLKSDNHDDN, encoded by the coding sequence ATGGCAACACAACTATTGATGCCCAAAGCTACAGCCGTTTGGCTGGTTGATAATACGGCGCTTTCTTTTGACCAGATCGCTGCTTTTTGCAAGTTGCATCCATTGGAAGTCAAAGCAATTGCCGATGGAGAATCAGCACAAGGCATCAAAGGGCTTGATCCGATTATTACCGGTCAATTGACGCGTGATGAAATCGAACGCGGCGAAAAGAATAATGATTACCGCCTGAAAATTTCCGAACCCAAAGTTCGCCTTCCGGAAAATAAACGTAAAGGACCGCGTTATACACCTCTTTCAAAGCGTCAGGACCGTCCGAATGCTATTCTGTGGCTGGTACGCAATCATTCCGAATTGAAAGATGCGCAGATCGCCCGTTTGATCGGTACAACCAAATCGACGATCGAGCAAATCCGCAATCGTACGCACTGGAATTCGGCAAATTTGACACCGATGGATCCGGTAACGCTCGGGCTCTGCTCACAAATCGAGCTTGATATAGAAGTTGAAAAAGCCGCCAAGAACCGTCCTGCAGTGACGCCGGAAGACGGCACATTATTACCGGCATCGGCTACCGAGAATCTTGAAATCAATGATAACAAGGATGAAGAGCTTGATGCCGATAAGGTTTTTGCCAAGCTTTCATCTCTTAAAAGTGATAATCACGACGATAACTGA
- the pal gene encoding peptidoglycan-associated lipoprotein Pal, with the protein MGRFQKLARNPLAIAFVLSLTLAGCAKHGLNDPNALGLNNAKPGSAQDFTVNVGDRVFFDLDSSSIRADAQQTLTRQAQWLQRYPQYTITVEGHADERGTREYNIALGQRRAVAARDYLISQGVAANRMRTISYGKERPVAVCDAPQCWNQNRRAVTVLNNAR; encoded by the coding sequence ATGGGCCGTTTCCAAAAACTTGCTCGCAATCCGCTTGCTATAGCATTTGTCCTATCGCTAACTCTCGCTGGCTGCGCCAAACACGGCCTGAATGACCCGAATGCGCTGGGACTGAACAACGCAAAACCGGGATCAGCGCAGGACTTTACAGTCAACGTTGGTGACCGCGTATTCTTTGATCTTGATTCATCCAGCATTCGTGCCGATGCCCAGCAGACATTGACACGTCAGGCACAATGGTTGCAGCGTTATCCGCAATACACCATCACTGTCGAAGGTCATGCCGATGAACGTGGCACACGCGAATACAATATCGCTCTTGGCCAGCGTCGTGCTGTTGCCGCCCGCGATTATTTGATTTCACAGGGTGTTGCCGCGAACCGCATGCGGACCATTTCCTACGGGAAGGAACGTCCGGTTGCTGTTTGTGATGCTCCGCAGTGCTGGAACCAGAACCGTCGCGCTGTTACAGTCTTGAACAACGCACGCTAA
- a CDS encoding YdcH family protein codes for MATEAHLASLERKHQELETEIDKAMASPSADDLAINELKRKKLALKDEIEKLKTL; via the coding sequence ATGGCGACTGAAGCGCATCTGGCATCTTTGGAACGTAAACACCAGGAGCTTGAAACAGAAATCGACAAAGCCATGGCTTCGCCTTCGGCCGATGATCTTGCCATTAATGAACTCAAACGGAAGAAGCTTGCTCTCAAGGACGAGATCGAAAAACTCAAAACGCTTTAA